Proteins from a genomic interval of Megalodesulfovibrio gigas DSM 1382 = ATCC 19364:
- a CDS encoding capsule biosynthesis protein yields MTCRINPAADIGTVSPERVPASSRSFLFLQGPQSRYFRRLGMAVRACGAKVRKVNLCGGDVFLWPFPCVRTYHGSRGNWPRWIADQMDRDAVTDLVLMGDNRPMHRDAICIARARNIRVYVVDEGYLRPNFVTFEREGVYIRSSLPNTPETIRERAATLPEAPPMYAYPDCMHTRVLETIQHHAGNTILLGMFPLYRTHRPYPIFWELRGWLPRYVTRRRRKLEALTRQRTLLRSGEPYFLFPLQLDSDVLVRSYSHYGVRDSIMQVFSSFANAAPPGCRLVVKNHPLDNGLINLRQFVDNFAHASGIQDRIIYLDGGQGRPLMDSPQCRGVVVVNSTMGLEALALGRPVFSLGKSIYALPGLAVTPREAPLEQFWTAPRLPDASLMHEFVKLLHAEALVPGNFYTDAGIAAAVEGSLRRLGLKA; encoded by the coding sequence ATGACATGCAGGATTAACCCGGCCGCCGACATTGGCACGGTTTCGCCGGAGCGTGTGCCCGCCAGCAGCCGCTCCTTCCTGTTTTTGCAGGGCCCCCAAAGCCGGTACTTCCGCCGCCTGGGCATGGCCGTGCGTGCGTGCGGCGCCAAGGTGCGCAAGGTGAACCTGTGCGGGGGGGACGTGTTCCTGTGGCCCTTCCCCTGCGTGCGGACGTATCACGGGTCTCGCGGCAACTGGCCGCGCTGGATTGCCGACCAGATGGACCGCGACGCCGTGACGGATCTTGTCCTGATGGGCGACAACCGGCCCATGCACCGCGATGCCATCTGCATTGCCCGGGCCCGCAACATCCGGGTGTACGTGGTGGATGAAGGCTATCTGCGGCCCAACTTCGTCACCTTTGAGCGCGAAGGCGTCTATATCCGCTCCAGCCTGCCCAATACGCCGGAGACCATCCGGGAACGCGCCGCCACCCTGCCCGAAGCGCCCCCCATGTACGCCTATCCGGACTGCATGCACACCCGCGTGCTGGAGACCATCCAGCACCACGCCGGCAACACCATCCTCCTGGGCATGTTCCCGCTGTACCGCACGCATCGGCCGTATCCCATCTTCTGGGAACTCAGGGGCTGGTTGCCGCGGTATGTGACGCGCCGCCGCCGCAAGCTGGAAGCCCTCACCCGCCAGCGGACGCTGCTCAGGTCCGGCGAGCCGTATTTCCTGTTCCCCTTGCAGCTGGATTCGGATGTGCTGGTGCGATCCTATTCGCATTACGGCGTGCGCGACTCCATCATGCAGGTGTTTTCCTCCTTTGCCAACGCCGCCCCTCCGGGGTGCCGGCTGGTGGTGAAGAATCATCCCCTGGACAACGGGCTGATCAATCTGCGCCAGTTCGTGGACAACTTCGCCCATGCCTCGGGCATCCAGGACCGCATCATCTATCTGGACGGCGGGCAAGGCCGGCCGCTCATGGATTCGCCCCAGTGCCGCGGGGTGGTGGTGGTCAACAGCACCATGGGCCTGGAGGCCCTGGCCCTGGGCCGGCCGGTGTTCTCCCTGGGCAAGTCCATTTACGCCCTGCCCGGCCTGGCCGTGACGCCCCGGGAAGCCCCGCTGGAACAATTCTGGACCGCGCCGCGGCTGCCCGACGCGAGCCTGATGCATGAATTTGTCAAACTCCTGCATGCAGAGGCCCTGGTTCCGGGAAATTTCTATACTGATGCAGGCATTGCGGCGGCCGTGGAAGGTTCCCTGCGCCGCCTGGGTCTGAAAGCATAA
- a CDS encoding glycosyltransferase gives MRIVMITENDPAGVGSLLRQALHRHTAHECRLVTLQIRYNHLYEKDLHVPWLDDAGLAELEAVLAGADVFHFHMLADEHMPLGPFTAAQFLAGKGIVHHHHGHHVFRATPEIFQEKYRRLGRTHLLVSTPDLLHKLPGARWQPNLVPQDNPRYLPSPRQPDGAVRLAHSPTRKDLKNTDELLAVCERVQADLPQLTLDLIDNATHHECLARKQACDIAFDHMQGYYGMASLEALSMGLPTIAGLDEWNKATIRDYFGCQDLPWVPAHDEQRLEATLRRLVQDAGLRAELGAASRRFMEHVWTEARLARDLAAFYEAM, from the coding sequence GTGCGCATTGTCATGATCACCGAGAACGATCCCGCCGGGGTGGGATCGCTGCTGCGCCAAGCCCTGCACCGGCACACGGCCCATGAATGCCGGCTGGTGACGCTGCAGATCCGCTACAATCACCTGTACGAGAAGGATCTGCATGTCCCCTGGCTGGACGACGCCGGCCTGGCCGAGCTGGAAGCCGTGCTGGCCGGGGCCGACGTGTTCCACTTCCACATGCTCGCCGATGAGCACATGCCCCTTGGCCCCTTCACCGCGGCGCAGTTTCTGGCCGGCAAGGGCATTGTGCACCATCATCACGGGCACCACGTCTTTCGGGCCACTCCGGAAATCTTTCAGGAAAAATATCGCCGCCTTGGCCGCACGCATCTGCTGGTGAGCACGCCGGATCTGCTGCACAAGCTCCCGGGCGCGCGCTGGCAGCCCAATCTGGTGCCCCAGGACAATCCCCGCTATCTGCCCAGTCCCCGCCAGCCGGACGGCGCCGTGCGGCTGGCCCATTCCCCCACGCGCAAGGACCTGAAAAACACCGACGAGCTGCTGGCCGTCTGCGAGCGCGTGCAGGCGGATTTGCCGCAGTTGACGCTGGACCTGATCGACAACGCCACGCACCATGAGTGCCTGGCCCGCAAGCAGGCCTGCGACATCGCCTTTGATCACATGCAGGGCTACTACGGCATGGCCTCCCTGGAAGCCCTGTCCATGGGCCTGCCCACCATCGCCGGCCTGGACGAGTGGAACAAAGCCACCATCCGCGACTACTTCGGCTGCCAGGACCTGCCCTGGGTGCCCGCCCACGACGAGCAGCGCCTTGAAGCCACCCTGCGCCGGCTGGTGCAGGATGCCGGCCTGCGCGCGGAACTCGGCGCGGCCTCCCGCCGGTTCATGGAACACGTCTGGACCGAAGCCCGCCTTGCCCGCGATCTCGCGGCATTCTACGAGGCCATGTGA
- a CDS encoding GNAT family N-acetyltransferase, which produces MSLSLRQADPEDAEQIARIVREVSGGVADYLLRGASLLVSPERLLSSLIMETGNPFSHEHVLLLEGGSTLAGLLLAYPWDLHGVPDILHKLVPRKRLQTLEGLLQMADANSLYINTIWVAEPWRGTGAAAELLECSLLLAAEHGLSKVSLHVWADNTRAVRFYRRHGFEVVKHFNVPRQRLLPHDGGNYLMSRTVDADRSA; this is translated from the coding sequence ATGTCATTGAGCTTGCGCCAGGCCGATCCCGAAGACGCGGAGCAGATCGCCCGCATTGTCCGCGAGGTGTCCGGCGGGGTGGCGGATTACCTGTTGCGTGGCGCGTCCCTGCTGGTCTCTCCGGAACGGCTGCTGTCCTCGTTGATCATGGAAACCGGCAATCCCTTCAGTCATGAACACGTGCTGCTGCTGGAAGGCGGATCCACCCTCGCCGGCCTGCTGCTGGCCTACCCCTGGGACCTGCACGGCGTGCCGGACATCCTGCACAAGCTCGTGCCCCGCAAACGGCTGCAAACCCTGGAAGGCCTGCTCCAGATGGCCGACGCCAACAGCCTGTATATCAATACCATCTGGGTGGCGGAACCCTGGCGCGGCACCGGCGCGGCAGCCGAACTGCTGGAATGCTCCCTGCTGCTGGCCGCGGAACACGGCCTTTCCAAGGTCAGCCTGCACGTCTGGGCGGACAACACCCGGGCCGTGCGCTTCTATCGCCGCCACGGCTTCGAGGTGGTGAAGCATTTCAACGTCCCCCGGCAACGGCTGCTGCCCCATGACGGCGGCAACTACCTCATGAGCCGCACCGTGGATGCCGACCGCTCCGCATGA
- a CDS encoding SDR family NAD(P)-dependent oxidoreductase: MNARHVLITGATGGIGQALALEFAAPGVRLALCGRDAARLAHLAERCRALGSTVEARTLDVRDGPALRQWIQAVDDACPVEMVIANAGVSSSLGPDDTAEPIEDVRRLFAVNTLAAVETLSALAERMRQRRAGRLVVISSLGGWAGMPSSPAYSASKAAAKVYGDALRAWLQPYGVRVSVVSPGFVDSPMSRRYQGSKPFTISAAQAALRIRRGAERGQAEIAFPLLLAVGLKLLALLPPRLVDLILRHGFAFHVLPDAESPRREER; this comes from the coding sequence ATGAACGCACGGCATGTTCTCATCACCGGAGCCACCGGCGGCATAGGCCAGGCCCTGGCCCTGGAATTTGCCGCCCCGGGCGTGCGCCTTGCCCTGTGCGGCCGCGATGCCGCCCGGCTGGCCCATCTGGCCGAACGCTGCCGGGCCCTGGGCAGCACCGTGGAGGCCCGGACCCTGGACGTGCGGGACGGCCCGGCCCTGCGCCAGTGGATCCAGGCCGTGGACGATGCCTGCCCGGTGGAGATGGTCATTGCCAATGCCGGGGTTTCCAGCTCCCTGGGACCGGACGACACGGCCGAACCCATTGAGGATGTCCGCCGGCTGTTCGCCGTGAACACCCTGGCCGCGGTGGAGACGCTTTCCGCCCTGGCCGAGCGCATGCGCCAACGCCGCGCCGGCCGGCTGGTGGTGATCAGCTCCCTGGGCGGCTGGGCCGGCATGCCCTCCTCCCCGGCCTACAGCGCCAGCAAGGCCGCGGCCAAGGTTTACGGCGATGCCCTGCGCGCCTGGCTGCAGCCGTACGGCGTCCGCGTCAGCGTGGTGTCTCCCGGGTTTGTGGATTCGCCCATGAGCCGGCGCTATCAGGGATCCAAGCCCTTCACCATCAGCGCGGCTCAGGCGGCCCTGCGCATCCGCCGCGGCGCAGAACGCGGACAGGCGGAAATCGCCTTCCCCCTGCTGCTGGCCGTGGGTCTCAAGCTGCTGGCCCTGCTGCCGCCCCGGCTGGTGGATCTCATCCTGCGACACGGCTTTGCCTTTCACGTGCTGCCGGATGCCGAATCCCCCCGGCGAGAGGAGCGTTGA
- a CDS encoding winged helix-turn-helix transcriptional regulator produces MNSLPVLPLRTRYYSPSRDTWVLAILDALSRDCDLSQRDLAKRLGLSGAVINQHLHELQGRGLLRFESRNAKSYRYVLTPEGEQLHAEMASCCSSEAIHIYTALKYHVRERLRLLAQRNLTRIVLFGASETCEVALSALALPEGLPLQVVALVDNDPAKQGTLFHGHVVSPPHVLETLDCHAVLITSFGRQGEIREQLTSLCRARGLEMVSL; encoded by the coding sequence ATGAACAGTTTGCCAGTGCTGCCCCTGCGCACGCGCTATTATTCCCCCAGCCGGGATACCTGGGTGCTGGCGATTCTGGACGCCCTGTCCCGCGACTGCGACCTGTCCCAGCGCGATCTGGCCAAGCGGCTGGGCCTGAGCGGCGCCGTGATCAACCAGCACCTGCACGAGCTCCAGGGCCGCGGCCTGCTGCGTTTCGAGAGCCGCAACGCCAAGAGCTACCGCTACGTACTGACTCCCGAAGGCGAACAATTGCACGCAGAGATGGCCTCCTGCTGTTCCAGCGAAGCCATTCACATTTATACGGCCCTCAAATACCACGTGCGGGAGCGCCTGCGGCTGCTGGCCCAGCGCAATCTGACGCGCATCGTGCTGTTTGGGGCCTCGGAAACCTGTGAGGTGGCCTTGTCCGCCCTGGCCCTGCCCGAGGGGCTGCCCCTGCAGGTGGTGGCCCTGGTGGACAACGACCCCGCCAAGCAGGGCACACTTTTTCACGGCCATGTGGTCTCCCCGCCGCATGTGTTGGAAACCCTGGATTGCCACGCCGTGCTGATCACCTCGTTCGGCCGACAGGGCGAAATCCGTGAACAACTAACGTCCCTGTGCCGCGCCCGGGGACTGGAGATGGTGAGCCTATGA
- a CDS encoding N-acetylneuraminate synthase family protein, with product MSPANPLRLASGRNIGLGAPCFLVAEIGNNHQGDIVVAREMVHAAAESGADAVKFQKRDMDCLFTRAGREAPYGGKHSFGPTYGEHRLALELDLEAMAELKVLSESLGMVFFASAWDAVSAREMLDMGMEIFKICSADVVNIPLIRLVGATGVPVIMSTGMSDWDDIDVAVAEMRRHHDDIVLLHCNSSYPCPDELVGLPVMAALSRRYGLPVGYSGHEAGLGPSVAAAALGACVVERHFTLNRNQRGTDHQASLEPAQFAAMHRMIREAEAAMRLTEKQVCPAEQASAVKLRKSIVFTRDLPAGHVLTAADISVKCPGMGISPVHWDDVLGARLARSVQAEELADWATLGKESPASRTVPLALARSARAAKGAAGGA from the coding sequence ATGAGCCCTGCGAACCCCCTGCGGCTGGCGTCCGGCAGGAACATCGGCCTTGGCGCGCCCTGCTTTCTGGTGGCCGAGATCGGCAACAACCATCAGGGCGATATTGTCGTGGCGCGGGAAATGGTCCACGCCGCGGCCGAGTCTGGCGCAGATGCCGTGAAGTTTCAGAAACGCGACATGGACTGCCTCTTCACCCGCGCCGGCCGCGAGGCCCCCTATGGCGGCAAGCACAGCTTCGGCCCCACCTACGGCGAGCATCGCCTTGCCCTGGAGCTGGATCTTGAGGCCATGGCCGAACTCAAGGTCCTGTCCGAATCCCTGGGGATGGTCTTCTTCGCCTCGGCCTGGGATGCCGTGAGCGCCCGAGAAATGCTCGACATGGGCATGGAAATTTTCAAGATCTGTTCGGCGGATGTGGTCAACATCCCCCTGATTCGCCTGGTTGGCGCCACGGGCGTGCCGGTGATCATGTCCACAGGCATGAGCGACTGGGACGACATCGACGTGGCCGTGGCCGAAATGCGCCGCCACCATGATGATATCGTGCTGCTGCACTGCAACAGCTCCTACCCCTGCCCCGATGAGCTGGTGGGCCTGCCGGTCATGGCTGCCCTCTCCCGGCGCTACGGCCTGCCCGTGGGCTATTCCGGGCACGAAGCCGGCCTGGGCCCCAGCGTGGCGGCCGCCGCCCTGGGCGCGTGCGTGGTGGAACGGCATTTCACCCTGAACCGCAACCAGCGCGGCACCGATCATCAGGCCTCGCTGGAGCCGGCGCAGTTCGCGGCCATGCATCGGATGATCCGTGAGGCCGAGGCCGCCATGCGGCTGACCGAAAAGCAGGTCTGCCCCGCGGAACAGGCCAGCGCGGTCAAGCTGCGCAAGAGCATCGTCTTCACGCGGGATCTGCCGGCCGGGCACGTGCTCACCGCCGCGGATATCAGCGTCAAATGCCCCGGCATGGGCATCTCGCCGGTACACTGGGATGACGTGCTTGGCGCCCGGCTGGCCCGCAGCGTGCAAGCCGAGGAACTGGCCGACTGGGCCACCCTGGGCAAGGAAAGCCCCGCCAGCCGCACCGTTCCCCTGGCCCTGGCCCGGAGCGCCAGAGCTGCCAAGGGCGCTGCCGGCGGCGCATAG
- a CDS encoding AAA family ATPase has translation MKPSEIVRALETLLAIRQPAFLWGAPGVGKSQVVAQVAAAHGLELLDVRAVLLDPVDLRGLPRIGEDGASVWCTPSFLPRQGRGILFLDELNAAPPLVQAACYQLILDRRLGEYELPDGWTVFAAGNRESDRAVTHRMPSALANRMVHLDFDPDLDDWLAWAANHGIEPRLQAFLRFRPTLLHAFDPKRAEKAFPSPRSWEFVSRILTARPDRRTLLVLLRGAVGEGAAAECIAFLNAFDELPHPDAVLADPSGIAIPEDPAVVYAMCESVARTASSDSMPSLATLAARLPVEFGVLLMRNAARQEPGIVHTDAFAGWACANSDVLV, from the coding sequence ATGAAACCGTCAGAGATTGTCCGGGCATTGGAAACCTTGCTTGCCATCCGGCAGCCGGCCTTTTTGTGGGGCGCGCCCGGTGTGGGCAAAAGCCAGGTGGTGGCCCAGGTGGCGGCCGCCCATGGCCTGGAGTTGCTGGACGTCCGCGCCGTGTTGCTGGATCCCGTGGATTTGCGGGGGCTGCCACGCATCGGCGAGGACGGTGCCTCGGTCTGGTGCACGCCCTCTTTCCTGCCGCGTCAGGGTCGGGGCATCCTGTTTCTGGATGAGCTTAACGCCGCGCCTCCCCTGGTGCAGGCGGCCTGTTATCAATTGATACTGGACCGCCGTCTTGGAGAATACGAGCTGCCCGACGGCTGGACCGTGTTCGCCGCCGGCAACCGCGAATCCGACCGCGCCGTGACGCACCGCATGCCCTCTGCCCTGGCCAACCGCATGGTGCATCTGGATTTCGATCCTGATCTGGATGACTGGCTGGCCTGGGCCGCCAATCACGGCATCGAGCCACGATTGCAGGCCTTTTTGCGCTTCCGCCCCACGCTGCTGCACGCCTTTGACCCCAAGCGGGCGGAAAAGGCCTTCCCCTCCCCCCGGTCCTGGGAGTTCGTCTCCCGCATCCTGACCGCCCGGCCGGACCGCCGCACCCTCCTGGTCCTGCTGCGCGGGGCCGTGGGCGAAGGCGCGGCCGCAGAATGCATCGCCTTCCTGAATGCCTTCGACGAGTTGCCCCACCCTGATGCCGTGCTGGCCGATCCTTCCGGCATCGCCATCCCCGAGGATCCGGCCGTGGTCTATGCCATGTGCGAAAGCGTGGCCCGCACGGCCTCGTCCGACAGCATGCCCAGCCTGGCCACCCTGGCGGCCCGCCTGCCCGTGGAATTCGGCGTGCTCCTTATGCGCAACGCCGCCCGCCAGGAGCCGGGCATTGTGCACACCGATGCCTTTGCCGGCTGGGCCTGCGCCAACAGTGACGTCTTGGTGTAA
- a CDS encoding DUF2201 family putative metallopeptidase, translating to MHEPARLKMLQARSALVLEHPFFAALALRLELREDAACRTAWADGRTLGYNPQYIEALPLEKVKGLQAHEVLHLACCHHTRRAGRDKTLWNKACDHAINHVLLDAGLQLPTGFLDDPAHRGKSAEAIYAVLADHDEERKGGAVGGPPQEIRPEEDMEAGSSGAEGPEGLDTAGESDPGGEEAESPPQRTDDGAGSDGEDEDGQDGDSDDPGLSGEVRDAEAVNDGMDGGDPRQLEEDSWRVAAAQALHKAQEAGQLPGSLERLILDGHAPAVSWRELLRRFLAQAARNDFSWIRPNRRHLHAGLYLPGLESEDLAEVAVAVDVSGSITQPELDAFAAELSAILEEFDSAITVFTCDAWLTSQERLARWDLPLQFQARGGGGTDFRPPFARLEEDGINPACFIYFTDLACNCFPQEPAYPVLWVTPVLNPSPPPFGELVVMEEC from the coding sequence ATGCACGAACCCGCCCGCCTCAAGATGCTTCAGGCCCGCAGCGCCCTGGTGCTGGAGCATCCTTTTTTCGCCGCCCTGGCCCTGCGTCTGGAGCTGCGCGAGGACGCCGCCTGCCGCACCGCCTGGGCCGACGGCCGCACCCTGGGGTACAACCCGCAGTACATCGAGGCCCTGCCCCTGGAAAAGGTCAAGGGATTGCAAGCGCATGAAGTGCTGCATCTGGCCTGCTGCCACCACACCCGCCGCGCCGGACGCGACAAGACGCTGTGGAACAAGGCCTGCGATCATGCCATCAATCACGTGCTGCTGGATGCCGGCCTGCAGCTGCCCACGGGCTTTCTGGACGATCCGGCCCACCGCGGCAAGTCTGCGGAGGCCATTTACGCCGTGCTGGCGGATCATGACGAGGAGCGCAAGGGCGGCGCCGTGGGCGGTCCACCGCAGGAGATCCGCCCCGAAGAGGACATGGAGGCCGGCAGCTCCGGCGCGGAAGGTCCCGAGGGGCTGGACACGGCCGGGGAGTCCGATCCCGGCGGCGAGGAGGCCGAGTCTCCCCCGCAGCGCACCGACGACGGCGCCGGCAGCGACGGTGAAGACGAGGACGGCCAGGACGGCGACAGCGACGATCCCGGCCTGAGCGGTGAAGTGCGCGATGCCGAGGCCGTCAACGATGGCATGGATGGCGGCGACCCCCGGCAGCTGGAGGAGGATTCCTGGCGCGTGGCCGCGGCCCAGGCCCTGCACAAGGCCCAGGAGGCCGGCCAGTTGCCCGGCAGTCTGGAGCGGCTGATCCTGGACGGCCACGCCCCGGCCGTGAGCTGGCGGGAGCTGCTGCGCCGGTTCCTGGCCCAGGCCGCCCGGAACGACTTTTCCTGGATTCGTCCCAACCGCCGGCATCTGCACGCCGGGCTGTACCTGCCCGGGCTGGAAAGCGAGGACCTGGCCGAAGTGGCCGTGGCCGTGGACGTCTCCGGCAGCATCACACAACCGGAGCTGGACGCCTTTGCCGCGGAACTGTCCGCCATTCTGGAAGAATTTGACAGCGCCATCACCGTGTTCACCTGCGATGCCTGGCTGACCTCGCAGGAACGGCTGGCCCGCTGGGATCTGCCGTTGCAATTCCAGGCCAGGGGCGGCGGGGGCACGGATTTCCGGCCGCCCTTCGCCCGGCTGGAGGAAGACGGCATCAACCCGGCATGCTTCATCTATTTTACGGATCTGGCCTGCAACTGCTTTCCGCAGGAACCGGCATACCCGGTGCTGTGGGTCACGCCTGTGCTCAATCCCAGCCCGCCGCCATTCGGGGAGCTGGTGGTCATGGAGGAGTGCTGA
- a CDS encoding LTA synthase family protein, with amino-acid sequence MLHPAVALLLAVVVGLVMHRVDAVQHRWKTLDHLIDGLPAALVAVLFLVLLALTGRPVISLLLVAGGTVLLSVVNRLKRQLFHEPIVFLDAALCMQVIRHPGFYVPYLFPPPVLLGGLLLTGGLAWLWTQEPAVHAGWRWLAVTALGIGAAVVAQLGVIFLPSRREAAVPLLEQYPPTLDANEDFARFGLLASLVLHGLWHVHLRGREGRPGVPRFEDGARSQPMQHAPVCSAHAPHLVLVQAESFFDIRRHLPTAPASLLSNLDTLRQPEHGGTGGPFLVQTHGAYTMRTEFSVLTGLPLHTLGTDAFNPYFTASRRPVWSLAWALQQAGYRTACIHPFYLSFFRRNRVLPHLGFQELHGIETFADAPHCGPYVSDAALAEAVLRWLAASSEPAFVFVITMEAHGPWKPGRLPGGETAMDVYLQHLQHTDAMFGRLARGLQDLERPAWLCGYGDHVGCLPEATGGKAAARVRDAIVPTDWLLWSSRPEICPPLPAQHAVRPEALGALLRQVAG; translated from the coding sequence ATGCTGCATCCTGCCGTGGCCTTGCTCCTTGCCGTGGTCGTGGGTCTGGTGATGCATCGCGTGGACGCCGTACAGCACCGCTGGAAGACGCTGGATCATCTCATCGACGGCCTGCCCGCCGCCCTCGTGGCCGTGCTGTTTCTTGTCCTGCTGGCCCTGACCGGCCGGCCGGTGATCTCCCTGCTGCTGGTGGCAGGCGGCACGGTGCTGCTGTCTGTGGTCAACCGGCTCAAGCGGCAGTTGTTCCACGAGCCCATCGTCTTTCTGGACGCCGCCCTGTGCATGCAGGTGATCCGGCATCCCGGCTTTTATGTCCCCTACCTGTTTCCGCCCCCTGTCCTGCTGGGCGGGCTGCTGCTGACGGGCGGCCTGGCCTGGCTCTGGACCCAGGAACCGGCGGTGCATGCGGGCTGGCGCTGGCTGGCCGTGACGGCCCTGGGCATTGGCGCAGCCGTGGTGGCGCAGCTGGGTGTCATTTTTCTGCCATCCCGGCGCGAAGCCGCCGTGCCCCTGCTGGAGCAGTACCCCCCGACCCTGGACGCCAACGAGGACTTTGCCCGCTTTGGCCTGCTGGCCTCCCTGGTCCTGCATGGCCTGTGGCATGTGCATCTGCGCGGCCGCGAGGGCCGGCCAGGGGTGCCCCGCTTTGAGGACGGCGCACGCAGCCAGCCGATGCAGCACGCCCCGGTCTGCTCCGCCCACGCGCCGCATCTGGTGCTGGTCCAGGCGGAATCCTTTTTTGACATCCGCAGACACCTCCCCACGGCCCCGGCCTCCCTGCTGTCCAATCTGGACACCCTGCGCCAGCCGGAACACGGCGGCACGGGCGGGCCGTTCCTGGTCCAGACCCATGGCGCCTACACCATGCGCACGGAATTTTCCGTGCTCACCGGTCTGCCCCTGCACACACTGGGGACAGACGCCTTCAACCCCTACTTCACCGCCAGCCGCCGGCCGGTGTGGTCCCTGGCCTGGGCGCTGCAGCAGGCCGGCTACCGTACGGCGTGCATCCATCCATTTTATCTGTCTTTTTTCAGACGAAACCGCGTGCTGCCGCACCTGGGCTTTCAGGAGCTGCACGGCATTGAGACCTTTGCCGACGCCCCGCACTGCGGCCCCTACGTAAGCGACGCCGCCCTGGCCGAGGCTGTGCTGCGCTGGCTGGCCGCCAGCAGCGAGCCGGCGTTTGTCTTCGTCATCACCATGGAAGCCCATGGCCCCTGGAAGCCCGGCCGCCTGCCCGGCGGCGAGACGGCCATGGACGTCTATCTGCAGCACCTGCAGCATACGGACGCCATGTTTGGCCGTCTGGCCCGGGGTTTGCAAGATCTAGAACGGCCGGCCTGGCTCTGCGGCTACGGCGATCACGTCGGCTGTCTGCCCGAAGCCACGGGCGGCAAGGCGGCCGCGCGCGTCCGGGATGCCATCGTCCCCACGGACTGGTTGTTGTGGTCCAGCCGGCCAGAGATCTGCCCGCCCCTGCCGGCGCAACACGCCGTGCGGCCCGAAGCCCTGGGGGCGCTGCTGCGGCAGGTTGCAGGGTAG